AATGATCAAAATGACATTTTAGAGATACTGGGATCTGAGCCAGAAGCGACAATTAAATAACTAGCAAACTCTCTTAACAGGTTTAGCGTGTTAAGAGAGTTTTTTTAAAAATGACGTGCACGATCTACAGAATGGGTCAGTCATGTTTTATCACATATAACGGACGCTAATGTCCGGATTGAAGGATCGTTTTATATGAGATAGCTCATTTCCCTGATGGAAATGGATGATTCGCAGCCTTGTGCATGCTACAATAAAACAGGACATCACGTTATATGTAACTGAGATGATTAAAATGACCGTCCTTAGAAAGAAGGTAAATGACGATGACGCGTTTTGTTGTTTTAGATGTTGAAACGACAGGGGTTGCTTTTTCAAAGGGCGACCGAATTATTCAATTAGCTTATGCAGTAGTAGAAAATGGGGAAATTACAGAAAATTATGCGACCTATCTAAACCCAGATAGAGCTATACCGCCTTTTATAAAAACGTTGACTAACATTACCGATGAGCATGTGGTGCACGCCCCGACTTTTGCTACAATTGCACCTGCACTTTTACAAGCCTTAGAAGGTGCTTATTTCGTAGCTCACAATGTGGAGTTTGATTTAAATTTTATTAATGACGAATTAATACACGCTGGGTATAACCCTTTTCAGGGACCTTTGTTAGATACGGTAGAATTAGCTCGCATTGCGTTTCCTACAGAAGATAGTTTTCGTTTATCCGAATTATCTGAGCGGTTTGATATGACTCATACTACACCGCATCGAGCTGATAGTGATGCTAATGCCACTGCCTTATTACTCATGGAGATTTTTCAAACGTTCGAAACATTGCCTTTACTCACTTTACAACAGCTTGAGAAATTAACTCCTGCCTTAAAAAGTGATCTAGGTGCATGGTTTAGTGAGCTTATTGCCAAAAAAACGGATCAACCTCACCATACTAAAGAGATTGATACGTATCGAGGATTAGCTTTTAAAGAACATAGGTTGGTAGACGAAGAACAGGTCGATGAAGAAACGTGTGAAGTAATTCCGACAGTAGAAACAATTCTCCATCAAACATTAACGGATGAAATGAGTATGTCAGATAAAATGCCTGCTTATGAACTTCGAGAAGGTCAAATTGACATGATACGATTTATAGATAAAGTTTTTAAAGAGGACAGTATTGGACTAATTGAAGCGGGCACGGGTACAGGGAAAACATTAGGCTACCTTATTCCCGCCGCCATTTTTGCAAAAACGTCAAATGAGCAAGTCGTGATTAGCACCGAAACGATACAATTACAAGATCAGCTATTAAAAAATGAACTGCCTACATTAAGAAAAGTGTTACCTTTTTCAATTAAAACTGCTTTGCTAAAGGGGCGTGGTCATTATCTCTGCTTACAAAAGTTTGAAAACCTTTTGTATAAAGATCCCATGCCGTCTTACGATCGGAGTTTGTCAAAGGCCCAAATTTTAGTTTGGCTCACCATTACAGATACAGGTGATGTTGAAGAATTAAATCTCGCTTCCGGGAATACGCGGTTTTGGTTTGATATAGCGAGTGATGCTAAGTCATGCGCTAATCCATCGTGTCCATGGTTTACTCGCTGTTATTATCAGCGAGCAAAAAAGAAATCGAAACAAGCTGATTTAATCATTACGAATCACTCACTATTGTTTACTGATATGGTGGCAGATCATCAAGTTATTCCTAAATACGCTACATTAATCGTTGATGAGGCACATCATCTTGAAGAAACGGCCACGAGACAATTAGGTGAAAAACTGGATTATTTAACGATTACACAAGTGTTAAATGATGTTACTAGCCGTGATAAAGCTAAATGGTTACCTGAGACCATAACGAAACTTGCACCTGCCTATATGCAAGAAAAAGCTGAAAATGTCACCCATGTTGCAACGGAATTTAAGCAAGAATGGAACGATCTCTTTATCCAAATGAACCACTACGTGACACGAGGGACAGCGGGAAAGAATGAAACAGGTCGTTTATCTAAAATTATTGATCTGTTTGACAAAAAATGGCTAAATGTAAGGGAGACAGCTGCCAGATGTGAGAACTTATTTAAGTCGTTATTAACAATGGTTCATGATATTATCCAAAAAGTGGATGTTGCATGTGAGCAAGAAGAGGTT
The genomic region above belongs to Bacillus sp. A301a_S52 and contains:
- the dinG gene encoding ATP-dependent DNA helicase DinG, translating into MTRFVVLDVETTGVAFSKGDRIIQLAYAVVENGEITENYATYLNPDRAIPPFIKTLTNITDEHVVHAPTFATIAPALLQALEGAYFVAHNVEFDLNFINDELIHAGYNPFQGPLLDTVELARIAFPTEDSFRLSELSERFDMTHTTPHRADSDANATALLLMEIFQTFETLPLLTLQQLEKLTPALKSDLGAWFSELIAKKTDQPHHTKEIDTYRGLAFKEHRLVDEEQVDEETCEVIPTVETILHQTLTDEMSMSDKMPAYELREGQIDMIRFIDKVFKEDSIGLIEAGTGTGKTLGYLIPAAIFAKTSNEQVVISTETIQLQDQLLKNELPTLRKVLPFSIKTALLKGRGHYLCLQKFENLLYKDPMPSYDRSLSKAQILVWLTITDTGDVEELNLASGNTRFWFDIASDAKSCANPSCPWFTRCYYQRAKKKSKQADLIITNHSLLFTDMVADHQVIPKYATLIVDEAHHLEETATRQLGEKLDYLTITQVLNDVTSRDKAKWLPETITKLAPAYMQEKAENVTHVATEFKQEWNDLFIQMNHYVTRGTAGKNETGRLSKIIDLFDKKWLNVRETAARCENLFKSLLTMVHDIIQKVDVACEQEEVHLTNEQRREREWLLSILYQIESQYMAFNHLILQPQENDVYWLEVETRGPKQSISIQSSPITVADRLADDLFTHKKRVILTSATLTVNNKFNYMIQRLGLEDFPVKTKQVASPFSWADQVALMVPEDMPLIQDAGEEAYIEAAALQIYRTAQVTKGKMLVLFTSYDMLKRTYAHLKEMLDDSFMIVAQGIHTKSRSKLTKNFQQFEQSILLGTSSFWEGVDIPGSDLSCILMARLPFSPPNDPVFKKRSDSLKEQGDSPFMKLALPQAVIRFKQGFGRLIRRSTDKGVVIVLDRRLVTTRYGKSFINSLPKEIPFIQESMDVLEDHMTDWFNDLQENENRSENI